A part of Tardiphaga sp. vice304 genomic DNA contains:
- a CDS encoding Gfo/Idh/MocA family protein has protein sequence MVSKIGDKLTAAGSHGLDADRVLRVGVVGAGVMGTNHGRVMAGLPGIELVGIVDPLAEHRARAAKMIGCPTFTDLDQLLEAGVDAVTIAAPTHLHHQVALACIARGIHVLVEKPIASTVAEGREIVEAARQAGVTLMVGHVERFNPAVAAVKQAIKGEDILSIAITRVGPFPPRMSDVGVVIDLAVHDIDLIRWFTESDIVDVQSQLASAIAEREDIALLQFRTESGVLAHINTNWLTPFKARTVTVATRGKYVMGDLLTRQVTECFGFQTDGSYSMRHLPVAQDEPLRAELTAFLGAIRTGGVPAVTGEEGVASLEIAIQCLDAPKKPAATAARPAPRKVVG, from the coding sequence ATGGTTTCCAAGATCGGCGACAAGTTAACGGCTGCGGGTTCACATGGCCTCGATGCGGACCGCGTGCTGCGTGTCGGCGTCGTCGGTGCCGGCGTGATGGGCACCAACCACGGCCGCGTCATGGCCGGGTTGCCGGGCATCGAGCTGGTCGGCATCGTCGATCCCCTTGCCGAGCATCGCGCCCGCGCCGCCAAGATGATCGGCTGCCCGACCTTCACGGATCTCGATCAACTGCTCGAGGCCGGCGTCGATGCGGTGACGATCGCCGCGCCGACCCATCTGCACCATCAGGTGGCGCTGGCCTGCATCGCCCGCGGTATTCATGTGCTGGTCGAAAAGCCGATTGCCTCCACCGTGGCCGAGGGCCGTGAAATCGTCGAGGCCGCCCGCCAGGCCGGCGTGACGTTGATGGTCGGCCATGTCGAGCGCTTCAATCCCGCGGTCGCCGCCGTCAAGCAGGCGATCAAGGGCGAGGACATTCTGTCGATTGCGATTACCCGCGTCGGACCGTTTCCGCCGCGGATGTCGGACGTCGGCGTCGTCATCGATCTTGCCGTGCATGACATCGACCTGATCCGCTGGTTCACCGAATCCGACATCGTCGATGTGCAGTCGCAGCTTGCCTCCGCCATCGCCGAGCGCGAGGACATTGCGCTGCTGCAGTTCCGCACCGAGTCCGGCGTGCTGGCGCATATCAACACCAACTGGCTGACGCCATTCAAGGCGCGCACCGTCACCGTGGCGACGCGCGGCAAATATGTCATGGGCGATCTCCTGACCCGTCAGGTTACCGAATGCTTCGGCTTCCAGACCGATGGCTCCTACTCGATGCGGCATCTGCCGGTCGCACAGGACGAGCCGCTGCGTGCCGAATTGACGGCGTTCCTCGGCGCCATCCGTACCGGTGGCGTGCCCGCCGTGACCGGCGAAGAGGGCGTCGCCTCGCTCGAAATCGCGATCCAGTGCCTGGACGCGCCTAAGAAGCCCGCCGCCACCGCGGCCCGCCCGGCGCCTCGCAAGGTCGTCGGCTAG
- the galE gene encoding UDP-glucose 4-epimerase GalE, giving the protein MTVMITGGAGFIGSHTCVELIRHGHAVVIYDNFCNSHPEVLNRIRRITGVTPALVTGDVRDREALVAALTGHRCYAVIHFAGLKSVAESASQPALYYDTNVAGTLHLVEAMRIANVRNLVFSSSATVYGEPQSLPLQEDHPLAPFNTYGRTKKMAEDMLGDIAASSAALRVAILRYFNPVGAHESGLIGEDPNGVPNNLMPFIAQVAVGRRPSLKIFGNDYDTPDGTGIRDYVHVMDLATGHLQALQCLETQELVRLNLGTGRGSSVLEMVEAFAKASGRAIPVEFAPRREGDIASYHACPKLASDVLGWQATRGLDDMCRDAWNWQRTNPEGYRA; this is encoded by the coding sequence ATGACCGTGATGATCACAGGCGGAGCCGGTTTCATCGGATCGCACACCTGCGTGGAATTGATCCGGCATGGCCATGCCGTCGTCATTTACGACAATTTCTGCAACAGCCATCCCGAGGTCCTGAACCGGATCCGGCGCATCACCGGCGTCACGCCGGCGCTGGTGACCGGCGACGTGCGGGACCGCGAGGCGCTGGTCGCCGCACTGACCGGCCATCGCTGTTACGCCGTCATTCACTTTGCCGGCCTGAAATCGGTTGCCGAGTCGGCGAGCCAGCCGGCGCTGTATTACGACACCAATGTCGCCGGTACCTTGCATCTTGTCGAAGCCATGCGGATCGCCAATGTCCGCAACCTGGTGTTTTCCTCATCCGCGACGGTGTACGGCGAACCGCAATCGCTGCCGCTGCAGGAAGACCACCCGCTCGCGCCGTTCAACACGTATGGCCGAACGAAGAAAATGGCCGAGGACATGTTGGGCGACATCGCCGCTTCTTCCGCGGCGCTGCGGGTCGCAATCCTGCGCTATTTCAATCCGGTCGGCGCCCATGAGAGCGGCCTGATCGGCGAAGATCCAAATGGCGTGCCCAACAATTTGATGCCGTTCATTGCGCAGGTCGCGGTCGGGCGCCGCCCGTCGCTCAAGATATTCGGAAACGACTACGACACGCCGGACGGCACCGGCATCCGCGATTACGTCCATGTCATGGACCTGGCAACAGGACATTTGCAGGCGCTGCAGTGCCTCGAGACGCAGGAGCTCGTCCGACTCAATCTCGGCACCGGCCGCGGCAGCAGCGTTCTCGAGATGGTCGAAGCCTTCGCCAAAGCGAGCGGGCGCGCAATTCCGGTGGAGTTCGCGCCGCGGCGCGAGGGCGACATCGCCAGCTATCACGCCTGTCCAAAGCTGGCGTCCGACGTTCTGGGCTGGCAGGCCACGCGCGGTCTGGACGACATGTGCCGCGATGCCTGGAACTGGCAACGCACCAATCCGGAAGGCTATCGCGCCTGA
- a CDS encoding mannose-1-phosphate guanylyltransferase/mannose-6-phosphate isomerase, with translation MNKRIIPLIMCGGAGTRLWPSSREGRPKQFLPLFGPRSTFQDTMRRVSDAELFERPIVITSAAYRFMVREQLAEIGLEADVLLEPMRRDSGPAIAAGAAFAQTRDEQAVVLALAADHVVKDTPAFVAACRQGLAVADEGHIVTFGVKPERPATEYGYISPGAAIAGEVHKVAKFVEKPDLATATEYIASGYLWNSGNFMFRAAMLLEEYARVDADSVQTITEAVARAGRDLGFVTLDNEAFGRARSISIDYAVMEKTKHAAVVPVSCGWSDVGSWLAVWELSDKDGSGNAAQGTAVFEDSRNCNVATDGVVVALEGVDDLVVVATQDAVLVSRQKDANGLKRLVAKLKLTAPKVTEDHLKVHRPWGSIQALEDGERYQVKRLVVRPGERLSLQMHHHRSEHWIVVRGTAKVTLNDAEKIVHENESIYIPLGATHRLENPGKIQLELIEVQTGSYLGEDDIVRIEDDYKRV, from the coding sequence ATGAACAAGCGTATCATTCCGTTAATCATGTGCGGCGGCGCCGGCACGCGGTTGTGGCCGTCGTCGCGCGAGGGCCGGCCGAAGCAGTTTCTGCCGCTGTTCGGGCCGCGCTCGACCTTCCAGGACACCATGCGGCGGGTCTCGGACGCGGAGCTGTTCGAGCGGCCGATCGTCATCACCAGCGCCGCCTATCGTTTCATGGTGCGCGAGCAGCTCGCCGAGATCGGGCTGGAGGCCGACGTGCTGCTGGAGCCGATGCGGCGCGATTCCGGTCCGGCGATCGCGGCGGGTGCCGCCTTCGCGCAGACCCGCGACGAGCAGGCTGTGGTGCTGGCGCTGGCCGCCGACCACGTCGTCAAGGATACGCCCGCTTTCGTCGCGGCCTGCCGGCAGGGGCTCGCCGTGGCAGACGAGGGTCATATCGTGACCTTCGGCGTCAAGCCGGAACGGCCCGCCACCGAATACGGCTATATCAGCCCCGGCGCGGCGATCGCCGGCGAGGTCCACAAGGTCGCAAAATTCGTCGAGAAGCCGGATCTGGCGACCGCGACAGAATACATCGCCAGTGGCTATCTGTGGAACAGCGGCAACTTCATGTTTCGCGCCGCGATGCTGCTGGAGGAATACGCCCGCGTCGATGCCGACAGCGTGCAGACAATTACTGAGGCGGTCGCCCGGGCCGGCCGCGATCTCGGCTTCGTCACGCTGGACAATGAGGCGTTCGGCCGAGCCCGGTCGATCTCGATCGACTATGCCGTGATGGAAAAGACGAAGCACGCCGCCGTGGTCCCGGTGTCCTGCGGCTGGTCGGATGTCGGCTCGTGGCTGGCGGTATGGGAATTGTCCGACAAGGACGGCTCGGGCAATGCTGCGCAGGGCACCGCGGTGTTCGAGGATTCGCGCAACTGCAACGTGGCGACCGACGGCGTCGTGGTGGCACTGGAGGGGGTCGATGACCTCGTCGTGGTGGCGACGCAGGATGCCGTGCTGGTATCGCGGCAGAAGGACGCCAACGGCCTGAAGCGGCTGGTGGCCAAGCTGAAGCTCACGGCGCCCAAGGTCACCGAGGATCACCTCAAGGTGCATCGTCCCTGGGGCTCGATCCAGGCGCTGGAAGACGGCGAGCGCTATCAGGTGAAGCGCCTCGTCGTGCGCCCCGGCGAACGATTGTCGCTGCAGATGCACCACCACCGCTCCGAGCACTGGATCGTGGTCCGCGGCACGGCAAAGGTGACGCTCAACGACGCCGAGAAGATCGTGCACGAAAACGAGTCGATCTATATCCCGCTCGGCGCCACGCACCGTCTGGAAAACCCCGGCAAGATCCAGCTCGAGCTGATCGAGGTGCAGACCGGCAGCTATCTCGGCGAGGACGACATTGTGCGTATCGAGGACGACTACAAGCGGGTCTAG
- a CDS encoding NAD-dependent epimerase/dehydratase family protein, protein MSDSSILVTGAAGFIGFHVARQLLAEGHRIVGLDSLNDYYDPALKLARLKLLQDHSQFEFIKANLADRPAMASLFAERKFPVVIHLAAQAGVRYSIDQPHAYADANLEGFLNVLEGCRHNECQHLIYASSSSVYGANKKKPFAVTDRVDNPISLYAATKKANELMAHSYSHLYRLPTTGLRFFTVYGPWGRPDMAIFLFTKAILDGVPIKLFNHGHMRRDFTYVDDVAAVIGRLIGHVPTGSDDAAPARLYNVGNHSPEDLLHVVTVLEKQLGREALKTMLPMQPGDVPETFADVDDLMRDVGFKPDTSIEDGIRHFVTWYRGHYGI, encoded by the coding sequence ATGTCGGACTCATCCATCCTCGTCACCGGTGCCGCGGGCTTCATCGGCTTCCACGTCGCCCGCCAGTTGCTGGCGGAGGGGCATCGCATCGTCGGGCTCGACAGCCTCAATGATTATTACGATCCGGCGCTGAAGCTGGCGCGGCTCAAGCTGCTGCAGGACCATTCGCAGTTCGAATTCATCAAGGCCAACCTCGCCGACCGCCCGGCGATGGCCTCGCTGTTCGCCGAGCGAAAATTCCCGGTGGTGATCCATCTCGCAGCCCAGGCCGGCGTGCGCTATTCGATCGACCAGCCGCATGCCTATGCCGACGCCAACCTCGAAGGCTTCCTGAACGTGCTGGAGGGCTGCCGGCACAATGAATGCCAGCATTTGATCTATGCATCGTCATCGTCGGTGTATGGCGCCAACAAGAAGAAACCGTTTGCGGTCACCGACCGCGTCGACAACCCGATCAGCCTGTACGCCGCGACCAAGAAGGCCAACGAACTGATGGCGCATTCCTACAGCCATCTGTACCGGCTGCCGACCACGGGCTTGCGCTTCTTCACGGTGTACGGCCCGTGGGGCCGGCCGGACATGGCGATCTTTCTGTTCACCAAGGCGATCCTCGACGGCGTGCCGATAAAACTGTTCAACCACGGCCACATGCGCCGCGATTTCACTTACGTCGATGACGTCGCCGCGGTGATCGGGCGGTTGATCGGGCATGTGCCGACGGGCAGCGACGATGCCGCGCCGGCGCGGCTCTACAATGTCGGTAACCACAGCCCGGAAGACCTGTTGCATGTCGTCACGGTTCTGGAGAAGCAACTGGGGCGCGAGGCGTTGAAGACCATGCTGCCGATGCAGCCCGGCGACGTGCCCGAGACCTTTGCCGACGTCGACGATCTGATGCGCGACGTCGGCTTCAAGCCGGACACCTCGATCGAGGACGGCATCCGGCATTTCGTGACGTGGTATCGCGGCCATTACGGCATCTAG
- a CDS encoding MraY family glycosyltransferase, producing MSSLVMIALAGAVVAAALLSAVILIAIRPLLARYALARPNARSSHRIPTPQGGGVAVIAAALAVAGSTIAMALPEALPSLGVLFAATVLMAVIGAIDDIRPIPVAPRLLLQAAAVGAVLYALPTGLQIVPACPLWLERLVLLVAGLWFVNLVNFMDGLDWITAAEVIPVTAALALFGLFGALSPAAALVAGALGGAMLGFAPFNRPVAKIFLGDVGSLPIGLLLAWCFVELAFAGHLVAAILLPLYYLADATLTLLRRAARREAVWMAHRSHFYQRATDNGFAVIEVVRTVFGLNIALAVLAGFSVSFTSTMANVILLALGAIAVAMVLRAFLTPR from the coding sequence ATGTCTTCACTTGTCATGATCGCGCTTGCGGGCGCCGTGGTCGCTGCGGCCCTGCTGTCGGCGGTGATCCTGATCGCGATCCGCCCGCTGCTGGCGCGCTATGCGCTGGCCCGGCCGAATGCGCGTTCTTCGCACAGGATCCCGACCCCGCAGGGCGGCGGCGTGGCCGTGATCGCCGCGGCGCTGGCCGTGGCCGGCTCAACCATCGCCATGGCCTTGCCTGAGGCGCTGCCGTCGCTGGGCGTTCTGTTTGCCGCCACGGTGCTGATGGCGGTCATCGGCGCGATCGACGATATCCGGCCAATTCCGGTGGCGCCGCGACTGCTGCTGCAGGCCGCGGCGGTCGGCGCGGTACTCTACGCCCTGCCCACCGGTCTGCAGATCGTACCGGCCTGCCCGCTATGGCTGGAACGCCTCGTGCTGCTGGTCGCCGGCCTGTGGTTCGTCAACCTCGTCAACTTCATGGACGGGCTGGACTGGATCACGGCCGCCGAAGTGATCCCGGTCACGGCGGCGCTGGCGCTGTTCGGCCTGTTCGGCGCGCTGTCGCCGGCGGCCGCGCTGGTGGCGGGCGCGCTTGGCGGGGCCATGCTCGGCTTCGCGCCGTTCAACCGGCCGGTGGCGAAGATTTTTCTCGGCGATGTCGGCAGTCTGCCGATCGGGCTGCTGCTGGCTTGGTGCTTCGTCGAACTGGCCTTTGCCGGCCACCTCGTCGCGGCGATCCTGCTGCCGCTGTATTATCTTGCCGACGCGACCTTGACGCTGTTGCGCCGGGCAGCCAGGCGCGAGGCGGTATGGATGGCCCATCGCTCGCACTTCTATCAGCGCGCGACGGATAACGGCTTTGCGGTGATCGAGGTGGTGCGAACGGTGTTCGGGCTGAACATCGCTCTGGCGGTGCTGGCGGGGTTTTCGGTGTCTTTCACGTCGACCATGGCGAACGTGATCCTGCTGGCGCTGGGCGCCATTGCGGTTGCTATGGTTCTGCGGGCGTTTTTGACGCCACGTTAA
- a CDS encoding polysaccharide biosynthesis protein: MSRIFNFTWRNWIIALHDALVTALAVILSFVLRFDGENLWDRLPLLLTILPYFLIFSFFVCYMFSLTTTKWRFISLPDLLNILRAASVLSVALLVLDYIFLAPNVYGTFFLGKTTIVIYWFIEVAFLSGPRLAYRYFRYTRTRNLARTMDAAPTLLIGRAADVEVFLRGVESGAVKRLWPVGILSPSPSDRGQTLRGVPVLGGIDDLPNVVEDFNGRDRPIERVVMTPSAFETDAQPESVLMRARKLGLIVSRLPSLEESRDTPQLAPVAVEDLLLRPSVKIDYARLENFVRGKAIVVTGGGGSIGFEICDRVITFGAARLLIIENSEPALHAATEKLAAKVTHAVIEGRIADVRDRERIHALMLAFKPEVVFHAAALKHVPILERDWGEGVKTNIFGSVNVADAALASGADAMVMISTDKAIEPVSMLGLTKRFAEMYCQALDGDASSGSEAKSPMRLISVRFGNVLASNGSVVPKFKAQIEAGGPVTVTHPDMVRYFMTIREACDLVVTAATHAMNAQHSDASVYVLSMGQPVKIVDLADRMIRLSGLQPGYDIDIVFTGVRPGERLNEILFAKQEPTSEIGIAGILAARPHELPLDTLKTWLATLRTAIDADQHEAAVAILKDAVPEYQAGAE; the protein is encoded by the coding sequence ATGTCCCGGATTTTCAACTTCACCTGGCGTAACTGGATCATCGCGCTGCATGACGCGCTGGTCACGGCACTCGCCGTGATCCTCAGCTTCGTGCTGCGCTTCGACGGCGAGAACCTGTGGGACCGGCTGCCATTGCTGCTGACGATCCTGCCGTACTTCCTGATCTTCAGCTTTTTCGTCTGCTACATGTTCAGTCTGACGACAACGAAATGGCGGTTCATTTCGCTGCCGGACCTGTTGAACATCCTTCGCGCGGCTTCCGTGCTGTCGGTGGCGCTCTTGGTGCTCGACTACATTTTCCTGGCGCCGAACGTCTACGGCACCTTCTTCCTCGGCAAGACGACCATCGTCATCTACTGGTTCATCGAGGTCGCCTTTCTCTCGGGGCCGCGGCTGGCCTATCGCTATTTCCGCTACACCCGCACCCGCAATCTGGCGCGGACCATGGACGCGGCGCCGACGCTGCTGATCGGCCGCGCCGCCGATGTCGAAGTGTTTCTGCGCGGCGTCGAGAGCGGCGCGGTGAAGCGACTGTGGCCGGTCGGCATCCTGTCGCCGTCGCCATCGGACCGCGGCCAGACGTTGCGCGGCGTGCCCGTGCTGGGCGGCATCGACGACCTGCCCAACGTGGTCGAAGACTTCAACGGCCGCGACCGGCCCATCGAGCGCGTGGTGATGACGCCGTCGGCGTTCGAGACCGATGCGCAGCCGGAATCGGTGTTGATGCGAGCGCGCAAGCTGGGCCTGATCGTCAGCCGGCTGCCGTCGCTGGAAGAGAGCCGCGACACGCCGCAGCTGGCGCCGGTCGCGGTCGAAGACCTGCTGCTGCGCCCCAGTGTCAAGATCGACTATGCCCGGCTGGAAAACTTCGTGCGCGGCAAGGCGATCGTCGTGACCGGCGGCGGCGGCTCGATCGGCTTTGAAATCTGTGACCGCGTCATCACCTTCGGCGCGGCACGCCTGCTGATCATCGAGAATTCCGAGCCGGCGCTGCACGCCGCCACCGAAAAGCTCGCCGCCAAGGTGACGCATGCGGTGATCGAGGGCCGGATTGCCGATGTCCGCGACCGCGAGCGCATCCACGCGTTGATGCTGGCGTTCAAGCCGGAAGTCGTGTTTCACGCCGCGGCGCTGAAACACGTGCCGATCCTCGAGCGCGACTGGGGCGAGGGCGTCAAGACCAACATCTTCGGCTCGGTCAATGTCGCCGACGCCGCGCTGGCGTCTGGCGCTGATGCCATGGTGATGATCTCGACAGACAAGGCGATCGAGCCGGTGTCGATGCTCGGCCTGACGAAGCGCTTTGCCGAGATGTACTGCCAGGCGCTCGACGGCGATGCCTCCAGCGGCAGCGAAGCCAAGTCGCCGATGCGGCTGATCTCGGTGCGGTTCGGCAATGTGCTGGCGTCCAATGGCTCGGTGGTGCCGAAGTTCAAGGCGCAGATCGAGGCCGGCGGCCCGGTGACCGTCACGCATCCCGACATGGTGCGCTACTTCATGACCATCCGCGAAGCCTGCGACCTCGTGGTGACGGCGGCGACGCACGCCATGAACGCGCAGCATTCGGACGCCTCTGTCTATGTGCTCAGCATGGGGCAACCGGTGAAGATCGTCGATCTCGCCGACCGCATGATCCGGCTGTCCGGCCTGCAGCCGGGCTACGACATCGACATCGTGTTTACCGGCGTGAGGCCGGGCGAACGGCTCAACGAAATTCTATTCGCCAAGCAGGAGCCGACATCGGAAATCGGCATCGCCGGCATTCTGGCGGCGCGGCCGCACGAACTGCCGCTGGATACGCTGAAGACCTGGCTGGCGACGCTGCGCACGGCCATCGACGCCGACCAGCACGAGGCCGCCGTGGCGATCCTCAAGGACGCCGTGCCGGAATATCAGGCGGGGGCGGAGTAG
- the rfaE1 gene encoding D-glycero-beta-D-manno-heptose-7-phosphate kinase, protein MFDFDALSHAIARQTVLCVGDLMLDEFVYGEVSRISPEAPAPVIAVQRSEITIGGAGNVARNIAALGATCIFVGLIGDDEAGRVLTDKLKQEDRIEALLVTDPSRPTTRKVRFVSEHFSTHMLRADWEQASPASAAIEQRLIDTILPQLARADIVLLSDYAKGVLTARVLRNVIDAARKLGKRVIVDPKSANLAIYRGATLLTPNRKEFAEATRSRADTDAGIATAAQEAMILADCEAMLITRSEHGMTLVPRDGAAIHVPALPVKVRDVSGAGDTVAAMLAVALAAGADFETALRAATAAAAVAVGKTGTAVVTPGEWRRKILPHAFLAAEEKIVAAADLDAQLAEWRAQQLRIGFTNGCFDILHPGHVKVLTAARATCDRLIVGLNSDASVKRLKGPERPVQDERARAEVLAALEAVDLVVIFEDDTPLALITQIAPATLVKGGDYTREQVVGHEVVAANGGEVILVDILKGFSTTSLVERARGGQR, encoded by the coding sequence ATGTTCGATTTCGACGCCCTGTCGCATGCGATTGCCCGCCAGACCGTCCTGTGCGTCGGCGATCTGATGCTCGACGAATTCGTCTATGGCGAGGTGTCGCGGATTTCGCCGGAAGCGCCCGCACCGGTGATCGCGGTCCAGCGCAGCGAGATCACGATCGGCGGCGCCGGCAATGTCGCGCGCAACATCGCGGCGCTCGGCGCCACCTGCATTTTTGTCGGCCTGATCGGCGACGACGAGGCCGGGCGGGTGCTCACGGACAAGCTCAAGCAGGAGGACCGCATCGAGGCGCTGCTGGTCACCGATCCCTCGCGGCCGACGACGCGAAAAGTGCGCTTCGTGTCGGAGCATTTCTCCACCCATATGCTGCGCGCCGACTGGGAGCAGGCCTCGCCAGCCTCGGCCGCGATCGAGCAGCGGCTGATCGACACCATCCTGCCGCAGCTTGCGCGCGCCGACATCGTGCTGCTGTCGGACTACGCCAAGGGCGTGCTGACCGCGCGGGTGCTGCGCAATGTCATCGACGCGGCCAGGAAGCTCGGCAAGCGCGTCATCGTCGATCCCAAGAGCGCGAATCTGGCGATCTACCGCGGCGCCACGCTGCTGACGCCGAATCGCAAGGAATTTGCCGAAGCCACCCGCAGCCGCGCCGACACCGATGCCGGCATCGCGACCGCCGCGCAGGAGGCGATGATCCTTGCGGATTGCGAGGCGATGCTGATCACCCGCAGCGAGCACGGCATGACCTTGGTGCCGCGCGACGGTGCTGCGATCCACGTGCCCGCATTGCCGGTGAAGGTGCGCGACGTGTCCGGCGCCGGCGACACCGTGGCGGCGATGCTGGCGGTGGCGCTGGCCGCAGGCGCGGATTTCGAGACGGCGTTGCGCGCGGCCACCGCGGCTGCCGCCGTCGCCGTCGGCAAGACGGGCACCGCGGTGGTGACGCCCGGCGAATGGCGCCGCAAGATCCTGCCGCATGCGTTTCTGGCCGCCGAGGAAAAGATCGTCGCCGCCGCCGATCTCGACGCGCAACTGGCGGAATGGCGGGCGCAGCAATTGCGCATCGGTTTCACCAATGGCTGTTTCGACATATTGCATCCCGGCCACGTCAAGGTGCTGACCGCGGCGCGCGCGACCTGCGACCGGCTGATCGTGGGCCTCAACTCCGACGCCTCGGTGAAGCGGCTGAAAGGCCCCGAACGCCCGGTGCAGGACGAGCGCGCCCGCGCCGAAGTTCTGGCGGCGCTGGAGGCGGTCGATCTCGTCGTGATTTTCGAAGACGACACGCCGCTCGCGCTCATTACGCAGATCGCCCCGGCCACCCTGGTCAAGGGCGGCGATTACACCCGCGAGCAGGTGGTCGGCCACGAAGTCGTCGCCGCCAATGGCGGCGAGGTCATCCTGGTCGATATCCTCAAGGGTTTCAGCACGACCTCGCTGGTCGAGCGCGCCCGCGGAGGGCAGCGATGA
- the rfaD gene encoding ADP-glyceromanno-heptose 6-epimerase, whose translation MLLVTGGAGFIGSNVVAALNDAGRADVAVCDFLGHDGKWRNLAKRQLADVVPPGELMAWLAGRKLDAVIHLGAISETTATDGDLVIETNFRLSMRLLDWCTQNAVPFIYASSASTYGDGAQGFRDDDSVEALKALRPMNLYGWSKHLFDMAIAERAARGEKLPPQWAGLKFFNVFGPNEYHKGSMMSVLTRRFDDIKAGRGIQLFKSHRDGIADGDQRRDFISVEDVVRVMMWLLASPHISGIFNVGTGEARSFKDLMQAAYAALGTAPLISYIDMPEQIRDSYQYFTQSEGDRLREAGYNGGFTSLEDAVGAYVRGYLDQPDRFR comes from the coding sequence ATGCTGCTGGTGACCGGAGGGGCCGGTTTTATCGGATCGAACGTCGTGGCCGCGCTCAATGACGCCGGCCGGGCGGACGTCGCGGTGTGCGATTTTCTCGGCCATGATGGCAAATGGCGCAACCTCGCCAAGCGCCAGCTCGCCGATGTGGTGCCGCCGGGCGAGCTGATGGCCTGGCTGGCCGGCCGCAAGCTTGATGCCGTCATCCACCTCGGCGCCATTTCCGAGACCACCGCCACCGACGGCGACCTCGTCATCGAAACCAACTTCCGCCTCTCGATGCGGTTGCTGGACTGGTGCACGCAGAACGCCGTGCCCTTCATCTACGCCTCCTCGGCATCGACCTATGGCGATGGCGCGCAGGGTTTTCGCGACGACGACAGCGTCGAGGCGCTGAAGGCGCTGCGGCCGATGAACCTGTACGGCTGGAGCAAGCATCTGTTCGACATGGCGATCGCCGAGCGCGCGGCGCGCGGCGAAAAGCTGCCGCCGCAATGGGCCGGGCTGAAATTCTTCAACGTGTTCGGGCCGAACGAGTACCACAAGGGCTCGATGATGTCGGTGCTGACGCGGCGCTTCGATGACATCAAGGCCGGCCGCGGCATCCAATTGTTCAAGTCGCACCGCGACGGCATTGCCGATGGCGACCAGCGCCGCGACTTCATCTCAGTCGAGGACGTCGTCCGCGTCATGATGTGGCTCTTGGCATCGCCGCACATCAGCGGCATCTTCAATGTCGGCACCGGTGAGGCACGCAGCTTCAAGGACCTGATGCAGGCCGCCTATGCCGCGCTCGGTACGGCGCCGCTGATCAGCTACATCGACATGCCCGAGCAGATTCGCGACAGCTACCAGTATTTTACGCAAAGCGAAGGCGACCGGTTGCGCGAGGCCGGCTATAATGGCGGCTTCACGTCGCTGGAGGATGCGGTCGGCGCTTATGTCAGGGGCTATCTCGATCAGCCCGATCGCTTCCGCTGA